From one Bos indicus x Bos taurus breed Angus x Brahman F1 hybrid chromosome 7, Bos_hybrid_MaternalHap_v2.0, whole genome shotgun sequence genomic stretch:
- the RGMB gene encoding RGM domain family member B, with protein sequence MMKKKRKRGAPSGPCRRPGPGPATAPAPPPSPEPTRAAWTGMGLRAASPSCAAAAAPASAAAAAGAEPRRRPRRRPGLGPPPLALLLLLLLSLGLLHAGDCQQPAQCRIQKCTTDFVSLTSHLNSAVDGFDSEFCKALRAYAGCTQRTSKACRGNLVYHSAVLGISDLMSQRNCSKDGPTSSTNPEVTHDPCNYHSHAGAREHRGGDQNPPNYLFCGLFGDPHLRTFKDHFQTCKVEGAWPLIDNNYLSVQVTNVPVVPGSSATATNKITIIFKAHRECTDQKVYQAVTDDLPAAFVDGSTSGGDGDPKSLRIVERESGRSVEMHARYMGTTVFVRQLGRYLTLAIRMPEALAMAYEESQDLQLCVTGCPLGERIDDGQGQVSAILGPGLPRSPAAPAWPGYTLETASARCHEQMPVKDIYFQSCVFDLLTTGDANFTAAAHSALEDVEALHPRKERWHIFPSSARGAPRGRPLSSVSLGLTCLILVVFL encoded by the exons ATGAT gaagaagaagaggaagcgGGGCGCTCCCTCCGGCCCATGCCGCCGCCCCGGCCCGGGACCCGCCACGGCGCCCGCGCCGCCGCCCTCGCCGGAGCCCACGAGAGCTGCATGGACGGGCATGGGCTTGAGAGCAGCATCGCCCTcctgcgccgccgccgccgccccagcctccgccgccgctgccgccgggGCTGAGCcgcgccgccgcccccgccgccgccccggGCTCGGCCCGCCGCCcctggcgctgctgctgctgttgctgctcagCCTCGGGCTGCTTCATGCAG GTGACTGCCAGCAGCCAGCCCAGTGTCGAATCCAGAAATGCACCACGGACTTTGTGTCCCTGACCTCACACCTGAACTCCGCCGTCGATGGCTTTGACTCTGAGTTCTGCAAGGCTCTGCGCGCCTATGCTGGCTGCACCCAGCGGACTTCCAAAGCCTGCCGTGGTAACCTAGTGTACCATTCTGCTGTGCTGGGTATCAGCGACCTCATGAGCCAGAGAAACTGTTCCAAGGATGGACCCACATCATCTACCAACCCAGAAGTGACCCATGACCCTTGTAACTATCACAGCCACGCGGGAGCCAGAGAACACAGGGGCGGGGACCAGAACCCTCCCAATTACCTTTTCTGTGGCTTGTTCGGAGACCCTCACCTTAGAACTTTCAAGGATCACTTCCAGACATGCAAAGTGGAAGGTGCTTGGCCACTCATAGACAATAATTATCTTTCAGTTCAAGTGACGAACGTGCCCGTGGTCCCTGGATCTAGTGCTACTGCGACAAATAAG ATCACCATCATCTTCAAAGCGCACCGGGAGTGTACGGATCAGAAAGTGTACCAAGCCGTGACTGATGACCTGCCGGCCGCCTTCGTGGACGGCAGCACCAGTGGCGGGGACGGCGACCCCAAGAGCTTGCGGATCGTGGAGCGAGAGAGCGGCCGCTCAGTGGAGATGCACGCACGCTACATGGGGACCACGGTGTTCGTGCGGCAGCTGGGCCGCTACCTGACGCTGGCCATCCGCATGCCCGAGGCGCTGGCCATGGCCTACGAGGAGAGCCAGGACCTGCAGCTGTGCGTGACCGGCTGCCCCCTGGGCGAGCGCATCGACGACGGGCAGGGCCAGGTGTCCGCCATCCTGGGGCCCGGCCTGCCCCGCAGCCCCGCGGCCCCGGCCTGGCCCGGCTACACGCTGGAGACGGCCAGCGCACGGTGCCACGAGCAGATGCCGGTGAAGGACATCTACTTCCAGTCCTGCGTCTTTGACCTGCTCACCACCGGCGACGCCAACTTCACGGCCGCCGCGCACAGCGCCCTGGAGGACGTGGAGGCGCTGCACCCCAGGAAGGAACGCTGGCATATTTTCCCGAGCAGTGCCCGCGGGGCTCCCCGTGGACGCCCCCTGTCGTCTGTCAGTCTGGGACTCACATGCTTGATCCTAGTTGTGTTTTTGTAG